From the Colletotrichum lupini chromosome 1, complete sequence genome, the window CGGGTCAACGTCGTACCCCTCAAAGGGACAGCCGAGGACCACAGAGACGTATGCGCGAACGCGGAGGCCGGCCGCCTTTGACTCGCGAATGACCTCGCGGAAGCGGTCTAGTGACGTCGCAATGTCGCAGTTGAGGTTCTTCTTCGAGAAAGATTCGGTCGCTGCCGCGAAAACGGCAACTTCGACGGCGGGGGTCGAAGCATCAGCTGAGGGCTGGAGTTGTGATGCGAATGCGCCGGGGTATTTGGCCAGCAGCGCCTGGGCGTTCTGCAGACCCTTGATATTCGGTGCGAGGAATGAGTATGATGTTTGAGCTGGAGAGGAGACCTTTCGGGTGAGGAGGTGCTCGAGAATTTCGCTTGAATTGGCCATCTATAACCGTTCGACCGTCAGTAACACTGATCCCAAGATTCATCAGGCCACTTGGGTAAGCTTACCTGGGGAACCCATTTCGGCGAGACAAAGGAGCCGCCTTCAATTGTAGACACACCAGTCTTGGCGAGCCTCTCAATCAGCTCGATCTTGGTCGCAAGGGGTATCGTCTTCTTCTCGTTCTGGAGGCCATCGCGAGGGCCGACCTCGACGAGCTTCACATAGTTGTCGCGGGGCGGCTGCTGGATGGGACCGCTGGCGGTTGCGAACGCTCTCGCCGGGCGGATCTGGGCCTTTCGGCACGCCCTACAGACTGATGGGCGAATGGCAAGCATTTTGAGGTTGAATTGAATGAGGAATGGCAACGAGGGGTCGATCGGCAAGTTACAGAGACCTTGGAGAAGAGCTGGGGCATGGGGAGCTTGGCCGCATATCGTCGGCTTCCACAATGCCTCGGTCAGGAACAGGTGGTGCCGCCTGGGTCCAGCTGGTCGAGCAGCCGTGTTAGCCCAACGTCTCAAGCGCAACTGCATTCCTACATCTCAATAGCATAATGTCGTATTGCAAAACACAAATCTCTACTATCTCCAGTTGCCTACGTTTGTTTGTCAAAGTCTGCCTCGTCTTTCAGTATGAATCAATATACGAGATTAGCCCAGGGCCTTTCGCGCTCAAGATTGGCGTACACCATTTAGCCTTGATCCTGAGATGCAACTGGGCGGCACAGCAAGCAGAGTGTAGCGTATTGGACCGAGTGCGGTTTCCCCAGGTAGTCTAATAGTCTAGTTGGCAGTCTAGATGTTTGTGTTCCATTCAATAATCGCGTACGCGCGTGGCGAGCTGCGCCGTATAGGGCAACTACTCTCTCGAGGCGTCTTGCAGTAAGGTAGTCATTCTACGTGAGCCTTCTCTAAACGCCTACATGCAATCTGCACCTTATCATGCTTCAAACCTCCATGCCCACGATGGAAAATTTCAACCATTCAGTAAATAGGGCTTTCCTGCCTCTTCTCACTCTCTTCATATGGCTCATGCCTCAACTTGTCTCGGGACAGATAGCGATACAGACGCAGTCGGTGCCTGGTATCATGCCCACATTGGCCGGGCCATCAAAACCGCGGATCACCCCCTGGGACGAGGAGTGTACCACCAGAGGCCTAATCAGGCCATGGATGTATGATATCCTCCAATTTACTCAGTCACCAAAAGCAAGTGACTAACGAAAGTATCCAGACTCTACTCTTCTTGCACAAACTCCGTCATACTGGACCAGTTCTGGTCGAAAACCTGCGTACCGTACGTGACCAGAACCCTCAAAGAAAACGACGCATCGGATGCCGTCGGAGTCTTGACCGATTGCTTATGTCCAGCACACAAGAGTATAGCACGGTGAGTATCCCTCCCATTCTTCGACTTTCCACGATGTGTTGCGAAGTAGTAGTTATGCTCATGCCTAAGCTAGCGTATGCTTGTCTCTTGTCTGTCCATCCCAGGCAGAAAATTTGTACACCAAGCAGCTTCTCGAGGGTGTCTGCCCTGGTATCTCGGCTGTAGTCAACTTTTCTTACCCGTTCCAGACTTCGGCCACCACAACCGCCGAGGGGACTACAACGGCTACTTCGAGGGGCAGCGGTCCTGATGGTGCTGCGGGGGCGTTGAGAGTTCCAGTGGCCTTTCCGATTGTAGCTGTCGCTGTTGGCCTGTTTTTACCCTTGATATGAGATAAGGGGGTGCTGTTGGAAGGAATCAGTTCGATCTGATATCAGCACAATCATCACATTGCTTccatagcttaataacgaaACGGAAACGAATTGAATCGCGTTCAAGTGACGCCATGTCATACTTCCAAGTCAATTGAGTTACACGTAGCTTGACTGATCTACCCAGATCTCAATACGTCGCACCGTAAATGAGAACATCGACATCTCTTTCCACTATCCAAAGAACACCCAACTCATGCTCATTTTGGCGACTGCAGAGTCTTCACTTCTGGAAACCATCGGATTCTCAAATGGTTTGACATGTAAATTAGCATCTAGAGACATCATTTAGGAAACTTCCATGACTCCTTAACCATTACCGTTGACTCGGGTCTTTTGTGCTGCTGGTCAAGCAGTAAGGGTAAGGAAAGGATTGTGGGTCAATACTTTCAGACTCCACATGAGCTTCCTCATGATAACCTAATCGTCACTGACTCTGACCGTCGCCCATCTTACAGCGAGGCTGCCGCCGAGGAGTCTTGACCTTCAACATCGGGACGGGATCGGGACGGGCTGTAACTACCTCTCCATAAGTGGGATACAGCCTGGGTTGAACAGACAATTGGCCTTGAGGGTGACGAATTATGGCAAGCAACAGGGCTCAATTGGCATTCCGTATCAAATATGTACTGGTCTAGAACTCATTGATATAAGCGAGACTCACAGTATTTTGTTACCGTCTAATACTCATGCTCTGCTGTCGCCCATCACCAACAAAAGAGTGTCGACCAGTGGTTGAGGATATGGGCAATGCTCTTGGCTTCATGGACAGTCCTAGTGTGCTCCGTGTGTCTTTCATCATTTGGCTATGCCACTGGTGACGGTGTTCAGGCTGTAAGAGGAAGAATTCTACAACCGTTCTCAACATCGTTCCAGGTAAGGTAGACGATATTCGCCGATTGTTTGATTGATTGCCGGACGTGTGATGCTAGCAGAGTCCTCCAACAGTAGACTGCAGAGCTCACTTCCTCCCCTGTCCCTGTATATGTGAGCTATGGCTGTTGATCAAGGCAATAATCACCACGAAAGCTAATCCAGAGATTCCAACAATAGCCTTCATGAAACCTCTCTACCCATAGCTTTGGCATCGGCTTTCCAGTCTTTCTGTCATCTAAGAGCCCATGGAAGACACAAAACACTTGGGGGCGCAGCTGGGTATCCCAGTTTTGGCTACCTGGCCGGCCATTTGCTTCCGCTCCAGTGTCTGGCATCTACTCCCCGCCGGGGAGAGGAGCAACATCGCCACTTCTTCGTCCGGGAAGTGAAGTTTCGAAAAAATTACTCTCATACCTGGACGAGCGCTCCAGCGTGAGGTACCTGAAGAAAGACACCCTCCATGTTCAGGTACCTACCCTTCCGGGTTCCTCAGAATTCGGTTCTTAGTGTGTTTAACACAGTGGCCAAGATTACTTCCGCTCCATCGCCGCCTTCTTGCTCACATAGCCACAGTGCAACAGTGCGGGCCAACATGGTGTGCAGATTCTTCTTGCTACCTCCGATGTATTAAGAGGCCCTGGCTTCCACACTCCTCTTCAGGTTGCCTCTCATAGACGACATGAGGAGATTTTTTTGGTGCTACGCTTCAAACGGCGTAGAATTAAAAGGAAAGGACGTAGAAAGTTGCGATAAACGAGAACAGCGAAAGTAGAATTAAGGTACGGCAGTAGGCGAAAAGCAGTTGAACCAGGCATTTGGTGCATCTGTCAGGCGGCGCAGGGGAGATGTCATTGGCCAACCCAGTGAGACGGCCGGCCCTATGGGTGTTCGTGGGGCGGATCTTCAGGCACAGCGCACCCAATTGACTCAACCGAAACCTTATTTTCGCTGCCCCAGGCGACCATTCGACGACACTCTATTGACTTTTCACTTACACGGCTCACTTACACGGACCACTTACACCGACTTACATGGTTGAGAACCGGACTTTCGTTTTCCTCTGCTGAGCCGCACAGTAGGACCAACGCAGAAGCGAACACATTCAAAGTCCGGTTAAGTGTCAGTGCTGATGGCTTGGTCAACTGGACATCAAGCTCTTCAGTCCCTTTGACTTTCACCCAGGATTCCGTGGAACTATCTGTAAGAAAAGGAGACATGAAATGCCTCGGCAATCCGGCGTCTAAGTCTTCCAGGTCTGAGGTACCTTGGCATATCTAAGAATTGGATGATGGAAGACTTCATAGACGGCCAATTGGTAcctatagtagtttaaactCTTGGTCTCTACGTCTGGCAGCCCGGAGTGGCTGCGTGTCTGACCATGGAACGACAGCGACTGCAGCCTTCAATGGTCTAAAGAGGTGCGGGCAGTCCGGATTCTCATTGCCTCGACCATCGCCCACTCCTGTGTGACTGATGTCAATCCATGGTCTTGAAATTGGTATTGCAACGAATAAAAGTGCAATGAATCTCGTCCAAGTTGGTAGAATAGAGAATCAATTAATACCGTTGTGTTTCAGCATCTAGCAATGGCATCTCTATACCAACAAGAAATATATCCAATGCTCTGAAGTCGTGTACACCTCCCTCAACGAACCGCAATGTCCGTAATCCTCAAGCTCTCGAATCCTCAGGCCTCACATTCTCAACTCCCTCTATCTCCGCGTTAATTGCTCTACTCGCCACCAGACTCCTCAGACCGTGCCCAATCCCCTCTTACCATTCTTTGGTACCTCAAGTGACTTATGCCCAGAACACTTACCCGGACAGAAATGTCTTCGAGGTTACCGCTCCCACTCCGAACTATGTTTCCTGTGCCTGGACGCCCGGGTATTTGCCTCCAGAATTCAGTCACCGAGTGGCTGTTTTACACTCCTGAACCCCTCTACTTGCCGCCATTTTGCTTCATGGACGTGTACATTAGCCAAAAAGACATCGCCGGAGATACATCCTCTCCAAATTATGCTTCCCGGGGTGCGGGAGCATCGTGAACCTCTGTAGCTTCTGCTTCTTCCTGTCTCCTATAAAGTGCCAAGCATTCCTCTGTCTTGTGGTTGTCAGCTTCTCTAGTCTTCATCACACTACAGTTCATCTGGCATACATTCATCAATCCAATTGAACTACAACTCCTCTCATCATATACTCATTACAACCAACAAACACGATGAATCCCCAGGACTACCAGATGAATCCCCAGGACTACCCGGTCACTCACTTCTGGGACGAGGGTCTTAACGACGTCGTGCCTCGTTACTCCCAAGACATTGACATTGATTGGGAGAGCGAGGATATCCAAAACCAATTCAGCGAGATGGTCTCCAGCCtgtctaattcgacctcccCACAAGGTTTGGACGGAACTGTCACCTCTGGTATCGTCCAAGGCGCCGGAGTATACGCCAATGAATCAGGCCCAGCAGGAGGCATGGACGCCAGCAACAGCGGTGGATTTAACTTCCAAGAGCAAATGCCATATTCAATTGACCCTGCTCTTCTCCCCGCTCCTGTCCCTGTCCCTCCTGGGCCCTTCTTCGCGCCCGAAACTCCCGCCGCCGACAGCATATTCGCTCTGGAATTCGACGAGGATTTCGGCGACGGCAATGTCGTTAGAGACGTCCTCGGCCCAAACAATCAGGACGCAAGAGTCCAGAAAAGAGGAAAGGGCAACGGCAAAGCCAAAGCCCCGCGCAGGCCAAAGGGGGCCACGCCAGACAAGCCTGCTCGCGCCGTCAGGGCCTTCTCCTGCAAGTCGTGCCGCAGGAAGAAGACAAAGTGCGACGGGAGCCCCGGCCACGCCTGTTCCAAGTGCCAAAAGAGCGGAACGGCGTGCGAGATTGACGGGAGAGATGGCCGCACCAGCAAGACCACCATCGACAAGTACGAGAGCCTTCGTGTTGCCCTCAACGCCCATCTCGTCAGGCTCGCTCAGATCTGCCACCACTTCCGTCAGAAGTGTAACGGGCCAGAAGAACTCGGCCAAGTCGCGGCTGGAGCCGCTGCAACTCTTGAAGTTCACCGCAGAAGGGGCATCCCGATCGAGCCCTGGCGAATTCAGGATATCCTGCGTACAAGCGATCCTTCGACGAACCAGCTTCCGGGATACCGAAGTCGCTTGGTACAAGTCGGTCAGCAGGCCAAGCAAATGACGAACACTCTGACCAAGCTCATGGTGATGCTCACGCAACAAGACTACTATCTCTGGTGTGATGGCTGCCGCTTGACCGACGAACTATTCGACAGCAATCCGGATCTCCCCAGTTTCGACGCCAAGATCAACGCTGTGTTCGTTACGGACATGCAGGACTACATCTACAAAGTCCTGGCAGATGAGGTCGATGGGATCATTGCCCAACACCTTTAAGCGAAGGAAGGTATTCGGAACGGGGAGTCTGTGGGTGTGGGGTTCTCTGGTATGAGGACTGGAGAGAGAAAGCCACTCCCAAAAGAGGGGACGGCAGTGACGGCATGAATGCCCGGTGAAAAAAAGGCACCATGCTTTCGGGAGCATTGTCTGGAGTTTGGATTCTCCTTGGATGATATACCCGGTGCAATAAGACACCACAGGTCGGAGGGCGTTAAAAGGAGTTCTGGTCTTGGGTTCTCGCTTGAGTTCCTACATTTCGAGTTAGGCCGATTGGTTTAACTCTACTTCGTTCGTTCGGGTTTATATACTCAATATAAACCCATTAAAAAAATGATCCTCGGTGTACTAACACGCTTTCCCGCTAACACAGGATGAATCCTATCCCCCACTATTGTCCGTCTCCTTGTCGTGAGGTGACTGAGTGTCATAGCTAGCCTCAATCCTATCTATTGTGCTGCTTCTCTTGTTCAGCCGCCCACTTGGCAGATTATTGATTCTCGGAGGCTCAAACATGAGACTTCCCTGACGCCGTGTGAATGACAAGCCTAGCATGTGTCCAGAAGATCTGGCGCGTTCATGCTGCTCGTTATGGCACTGGAGAACTTGTATGAATGAGAGGAGAGAAATGCTTAGGAAAATCGTTCGCAGTGATGAAAAGCAATCAAGAGCGAGAGTGGAGGGCAAGAACAGTTCCAGAGTCATATGAAAAATGAGGCCGCGTACTCCGAAAGCTTGAGGACGAGTAAGAATGGAGATGGTGCAAAGCGCCTACATCCATCTCCTCTCTCCAAGTCAGCTACTACTCGAAGCAGACTTATGGAGTTATTCGCCTTCCTTGGAGAGAATGGTTCACACGAATTATAGCTCGTTGCATCACCAACTGAGACGTCGTAAAACTAGAAGAAAGGGGGCGGATGAACGCCATAACGCTAGTGACTTGGTTTGTACATCTATCATCGTCATCAATACGTGTGAACACTACTTCGGGGCAGGTTGTAGACCGCATCATTCCTGGCCCAAAACTCACCTCGCCTCCCCACAGCCAATGTGTATCAACTTTCTCCATCACATTCATCCAGCCTCATCCAAAAGTCATTCGACATCCAAAACTCTTCACACCAACTCCACTAGACCAAAATCTTAGCCTCACTCTTAGGCCCCCTCTCTCCAAAAATCGTGCTTCCCACCCGAACCTCCCCACTACCCAACTTCACCGCGCCCTCAAAGTCCTCACTCATACCCATACTCAGCTCCAGCTCCCTCTGCAAGCCCAGCTCCTTGACAACCAGATCCCGCTGCTCCTTGAGGCACACAAAGTCCTCGTTCTCGTTCTCGGGCGTCGTCGCCTTGCTCCGCGCGATGGCGCCAATGGTCATCAGGCCGAGCAGCTTGAGCGCGGGCGACTCCTCCTCGACGGCGCGGCAGAGCGCGACCGTATCCGGGCCCGGCTCGGCGCCGGACTTGGACTCCTCTCCCGAGGTGTTGACCTGCACGTGCACGCCGAGCGGCTCCACGGGGCTTTCGCCTGATGAAGAAGAGATGAGCTCCGCGCGCGAGGCGTTGAGGAGCTGGACCTTTTTAAGGGTATCTACGCTGGAGACGCAGAAGAGATTTGGGATCTTGGCTAGCTTCTTTGCATGTGCTATTGGAAAAGCGTCAGCTACCTCAGAACTACGTAGGGGAGGGCGAGGAGCGCATGAGTCTTTGAGGAAACACTTACTTGACTGCAAACCACCGATAAAGTGCCACTGAATACTCCTGGGCAGCATCTCCGCCTTCTGGCCCAGCTCCTGGGCGTAGTTCTCGCCGAAATGCACCTGCGGCGGTGTGGTCTGCTGGTGCAGCGCCAGGATATCGTTGGCTGGCTTCAGCTTTGAGACTGCCACTAACCGAACCTATTGTCACTGAATCAGCATCCATCTCGCACAAAACATACTCCACATCGTTGTGAAGAGAGATTCTCCCTGATTCCCCAACAGCGTTTCCAGGAAGTCTATAGAGTGACGACTCACATTTCGCCCCGCAGCGACGGCGGTCACGCGCTCCTGGACAGACTGAAGCTGCGAAACCAGAGCCTTTGCTCTCGAGGGATCAATCTTCATCTCGGGTTGGGCGTCGGTCATTGCAGGGTTTACCGGGGTCGTCGTATCGATGAGTAAGGGTTTTGTGAATGAGACAGTGAGTGAGGTGAGCCGAGGTACGGAGTTTTGGGCTATGAAAGTTGAGGTGAGGTTGAATTGCAGAGTCATTGAACTTCCAGCGTCTTCGGAGACGGGCCATAGTTGCGCTAACAAATATGGGGCTAACCATCTGCGCAACAGAGTGCGGAGTAATGGAGATGGAGTTAGAGTCTACTCCCCTGTCTTAGACTCATTCAACAACCTTGATTGTCTTTTGTCACTTAGAGGTTTCTTCACTGTCACGAATTTAGCTAACTCGAGTGAACTTTTTGATCTGAATAATCCTTAGAAGAATCCCATTTGAAAGATTGGCTGTTCCTTGGAGTACACTCAGACTGAAGAGCGGCGACGTCAGAGCGTATCTTCGCAGGCGAGATTAGTCAACTTCTAAAATGCATCGCTCTTGTGATGATCAGTGGGAAATGAATTCTGGTGGGATTCTATGATATCTTAGATGATCGCATCCATATTGTCGACAAAAGTCTTCACTTCGCAAACTCAGGGTCAAAATCTGAACGAAAACCCTTGGTCTCCTCAAGTCATTCAATCGTGAGGTTAGACAACTGTCACtcctttatactatactagCTGGAGGACAGCTTGGCAGCTTGGCAGCTGGAAAGAATTAAGTTACTATTAGTGACTATGGTATATTGAAACTCTCATTAGTATGCTGCTAACCCCCGCGTCCATTTAGCTCCTCTCACAGATCGTCGCTGCTGTCCTCTTGAAGGTGAAATCCCTGTCCGCACCCATCATGCAAAGAATCACCATGTCTTGCCCTACTATTTCAAGCTCTCTGAGATCCCGAAAGTTCTGATCGGCCCCTTGAGTTCGTCGCCGGCACCTCTTGAGGCTCCCGGACACCAGACAGCTCCGTCCTCGGATTCTGGTACTCGTCCACAGGAGACGGGTACGACGGCGGAGGAGTCTGCCGCCTGCTGATCGGACTCACATTACTAGTCTGATGCGACAGTTGACGCGCCGGCGGCACCACAAACATGTGGTCGCCGGACGAGTTTGGGCTGGCGTATGCCGAATCATGGCGCATCTGCTGGTGTACGACGGGATGGAGCGTCGGCGTGGGATGGCGAGCATGGTTTCCCGTGTTTGCAGCATAGACCGGCCGGTTGCGTCGGCGCAGGAACCAAAAACAGAGAGCCGCTGCAAGCAGAGCTCCGACCGCTGCGGATCCTACCGCGATGCCGGCCACGGCGCCGGTGGAGAGGCTCGATGAGCCCGCTGAAGGGACGACCGACTCTGTCGCTGGCTCGGATGTTGCGTTCGCTTTGACGACGAAGCCGCGACTTTGCAGTGCGTTGCCAATGAAGCCCGCAGGCGCATCAGTCTGAGTGTAATTGCCGGTTGGGTCGATGAGTCTTAGAGCGAAGTTGGGGTTTGTGGCTATGGTCTCCTCCGTGATGCCATCTTTTTCTCCAATGTACCAGGTATAATACCCATTGTTTCTATCATTGGCTTCGCAAGGTTTCAGTTAGTATTGCAAAGTTGAAGCACCTCGCAACATCATCCTTACTGATGAAAGACGCTACAGCTATGCCGGCATCCTGTCCCCAGTGCACTAGACTCAGAGAGATCCATGGCACAGTTGGGACCTCCCATGTGATGTGAACCTTTTGTCCAAGCACGTAAGTGCTGTTGAGATCCGGGACCGTCACACGGCCACCACTTCGGTCAAGTTCAAAACTTGGCGGTTCGGTGAAGTAGGCAGCTTGGACGGGTAGTATCGTGAAAGAAAGTATTCCAAAGAGCGCTCGGCTGAGCGAAAGCTGGCAGAGACACAACATAACGCGAGATGAAGAAAATACCAACAGAACCGAACAGGATCTTCCCAGAGGAAACAAACGCCTCATGATATGCATTTTAACCAACGATTACTGTGCCGTTTGCTCAGGGGGCTTTGGGGCTTTGCGACTCATCTCGAGTCTGCCTTGACTAGGCCTGATTGAGGCATCAATCCTGAGACGCATGTACTATAGCAAGGGTGCTAGAAAGAACGTTGCAATGAAATGAACTCTTCTTAGGCTAATTGAATGGTTGGCAGACACGATGCTGGCTGAGAATAGGTACGCTGTGCCGCTGGGCTACAGCAATACGAACGCGCCAGCCAAGACTTCGTGTAGTCGAGGTCGTGAAGAGTCTGTACAAAGCATATGGTTTGCAAACAGCTGACTCATTTGAAGAATACTACAACGCTCATTACGGATTAGATAAACACATGGGCATGAGAATAGACATTGGGTGGATGAAGCATCGCGATGCCTGGAACATTGAAGATGGCAAGTAGACGAATGAGACAATTTGGCCCCGCCACAAGCTCTAGCCACTTTGTTATCGCTATCGGATAAGGCACGAGCAATGCTTATCTTATCGGCCACATTAGGATCCTTGCTTCACGTAAAGTTACGCGTTCAGAAATTCCAGGGGGGATCGGAGGGTGGGATGACGGGATGTCATTTTGCACGGCATGTTGGTTGGCTGATACCTGCCGTGCTGCTGTTGCCTTCAGGTTCCCCCTTGCTGTGCCTTATGCCGTGTGCCGACCGTGTCTTCGTCAGCTCCCCAATCCCGAGAAAGAGATaggaaagggaaaaaaagggatgaaggaggaggagcacTGAATTGACGACGAACCTTCAACCACGATTGTCGCGTGTTCTTCACCTTTCGCCTCTCACACGGGCAGCTCCCTGGCCCTTTCCGATAACTAAACTTTTTTTCGCCTTTCGCTTAGGGTCAATTCCTCTTCTTCAACCGCTTTTGCACTTTCTTTCCTTATCGTAGTTCCGATCGATTTGATCTCCATCCTCTCATTTA encodes:
- a CDS encoding YggS family pyridoxal phosphate enzyme gives rise to the protein MVEVKGMTCGQGAPTPSQAEEQTPGLINERMEIKSIGTTIRKEKAKGEEHATIVVEGSSSIQGNLKATAARQVSANQHAVQNDIPSSHPPIPPGISERSLWRGQIVSFVYLPSSMFQASRCFIHPMSILMPMCLSNPLFTTSTTRSLGWRVRIAVAQRHSVPILSQHRYMRLRIDASIRPSQGRLEMSRKAPKPPEQTAHRALFGILSFTILPVQAAYFTEPPSFELDRSGGRVTVPDLNSTYVLGQKVHITWEVPTVPWISLSLVHWGQDAGIAVASFITNDRNNGYYTWYIGEKDGITEETIATNPNFALRLIDPTGNYTQTDAPAGFIGNALQSRGFVVKANATSEPATESVVPSAGSSSLSTGAVAGIAVGSAAVGALLAAALCFWFLRRRNRPVYAANTGNHARHPTPTLHPVVHQQMRHDSAYASPNSSGDHMFVVPPARQLSHQTSNVSPISRRQTPPPSYPSPVDEYQNPRTELSGVREPQEGFHLQEDSSDDLCQAETKGFRSDFDPEFAKYALTSPLFSLSVLQGTANLSNGILLRIIQIKKWLAPYLLAQLWPVSEDAGSSMTLQFNLTSTFIAQNSVPRLTSLTVSFTKPLLIDTTTPVNPAMTDAQPEMKIDPSRAKALVSQLQSVQERVTAVAAGRNVRLVAVSKLKPANDILALHQQTTPPQVHFGENYAQELGQKAEMLPRSIQWHFIGGLQSTHAKKLAKIPNLFCVSSVDTLKKVQLLNASRAELISSSSGESPVEPLGVHVQVNTSGEESKSGAEPGPDTVALCRAVEEESPALKLLGLMTIGAIARSKATTPENENEDFVCLKEQRDLVVKELGLQRELELSMGMSEDFEGAVKLGSGEVRVGSTIFGERGPKSWMNVMEKVDTHWLWGGEVSFGPGMMRSTTCPEVVFTRIDDDDRCTNQVTSVMAFIRPLSSSFTTSQLALCTISILTRPQAFGVRGLIFHMTLELFLPSTLALDCFSSLRTIFLSISLLSFIQVLQCHNEQHERARSSGHMLGLSFTRRQGSLMFEPPRINNLPSGRLNKRSSTIDRIEASYDTQSPHDKETDNSGG